From the genome of Vicia villosa cultivar HV-30 ecotype Madison, WI linkage group LG2, Vvil1.0, whole genome shotgun sequence, one region includes:
- the LOC131652660 gene encoding DNA repair protein REV1-like isoform X2, translating to MSLNSFRSSLAPNSKRVSSNRSNDNSNNSKRKKQKTTATTTNQKTLGVAWGSNSRKPPSSDFGSYMTEKNRKLHNQFNADASTSLFSGSTSGKPIFAGVSIFVDGFTVPSSQELRSYMIKYGGRFENYFSRHRVTHIICSNLPNSKIKNLRSFSAGLPVVKPTWILDSVASNKLLTWMPYQLEQLSSNKQPKLSTFFSSRSRKNLEDTFINSLCQVETDVEDSLASVGKSEDTFTNTLCQVEPDIEDSLASVGKSEDRHSPKVGEAVESRRETSIEADDTVLENTDAVVMEEHLARVGVKYDDEDLAGGSNGAANDEKNFQGELEPNCQEPSTSVRSLCADDQNVNGFPSSASIRPSKQCHSTLSDPNFVENYFKNSRLHFIGTWRNRYRKRFPISSSGFNNEISNINASSTSGNSVVIHVDMDCFFVAVVIRNHPELLDKPVAVCHSDNSKGTSEISSANYPARSYGIKAGMFVRDARALCPHLVIVPYNFEAYEEVADQFYSILHRHCNKVQAVSCDEAYLDVTHSKVEDPELLASSIRKEIYETTGCTASVGIAGNMLMARIATRTAKPNGQYHITLERVEDHLRQLPINALPGVGHVLQEKLKKQTVQTCGQLMMISKVSLQKDYGMKTGEMLWNYSRGIDNRLVGDFQECKSIGADVNWGVRFKDMKDCENFLTNLCKEVSLRLQSSGMQGRTFSLKIKKRKKDADEPVKFMGCGDCENLSHSETIPVATDNVEVLQRIAKQLFGNFYIDVKQIRGIGLHVSRLESSETSKQEKYNLKSWLTSGPASMDKRKHPTGLDKKNADGPSVHEYGNLPGSSVPMENNIQDNQARADVSLTTPPLDILDMEVMRNLPPELFSEFNKVYGGKLADYITKGKGISENSSALRNSLLEKEAIKKKEELLDVEPILQKKPLSEIEAMQHEAEGGEVVPDSVSEPSFNVTHKSSFEKDDLLPASLSQLDGSVLQELPEDLKADIVLQLPAHRKQEICSNVAVVPPSENYQVSTGVNDSENLRSNHALNECLWAGNPPKWVEEFKISSCLVLKKLAEIYYKSGLTSTLSSVLHQIISEFHQLNLVHHISDDSVNITCELLKQYIKVKIGKDIEEIYICFRLLKRFAAASQFFLQVYNNVFPYLQVYLINQTRHHENRVEIRRGVW from the exons GAACTGCGAAGCTACATGATAAAGTATGGTGGAAGATTTGAGAATTATTTCTCAAGGCATCGTGTAACACATATCATCTGCAGCAATCTTCCTAACAGTAAAATTAAGAACCTCAG ATCTTTCAGTGCAGGGCTTCCGGTGGTAAAACCTACTTGGATTTTAGATTCTGTCGCGTCTAATAAACTCTTGACAT GGATGCCTTATCAACTTGAACAgctttcttcaaataaacaaCCAAAACTGTCCACATTCTTCTCATCGAGAAGTAGAAAAAATTTGGAGGATACTTTTATTAACTCCCTTTGTCAAGTAGAGACAGACGTTGAAGATTCACTTGCTAGTGTTGGCAAATCAGAGGATACTTTTACTAACACCCTTTGTCAAGTAGAGCCAGACATTGAAGATTCACTTGCTAGTGTTGGCAAATCAGAGGATAGACATTCACCCAAAGTTGGGGAGGCGGTTGAATCTAGAAGGGAAACCAGTATTGAAGCTGACGATACTGTCCTGGAGAATACTGATGCAGTTGTGATGGAAGAGCATCTGGCTAGAGTTGGAGTTAAATATGATGACGAAGATCTAGCAGGAGGAAGCAATGGTGCCGCTAATGATGAGAAAAACTTCCAAGGTGAACTTGAACCTAATTGTCAAGAACCTTCTACATCTGTTAGAAGTCTTTGTGCAGATGACCAGAATGTAAACGGATTTCCAAGTTCTGCCTCCATCAGGCCTTCTAAACAGTGTCATTCAACTCTTTCAGATCCTAATTTTGTGGAAAATTATTTCAAG AACTCACGGCTACACTTCATTGGAACATGGAGAAATCGGTATCGGAAGCGCTTTCCTATCTCGTCTTCTGGGTTCAACAATGAAATTTCTAATATCAATGCCTCTAGTACTTCTGGGAATTCAGTTGTTATCCATGTTGACATG GATTGCTTTTTTGTCGCAGTGGTTATCAGGAACCACCCTGAATTGTTGGACAAGCCTGTAGCAGTCTGCCACTCGGATAACTCTAAGGGAACTTCTGAGATTTCCTCTGCAAACTACCCAGCTCGTAGTTATG GTATTAAGGCTGGCATGTTTGTTCGAGATGCCAGGGCTCTTTGTCCCCACCTTGTTATCGTTCCATACAACTTTGAAGCTTATGAGGAA GTAGCTGATCAATTTTATAGTATATTGCATCGACATTGCAACAAAGTGCAG GCTGTGAGCTGTGATGAAGCATATTTAGATGTCACCCACTCAAAGGTTGAAGATCCTGAACTTTTAGCATCATCAATTAGGAAAGAGATCTATGAGACCACTGGATGTACAGCCAGTGTTGGCATAGCTGGAAACATGCTTATGGCCCGTATTGCTACCAGAACTGCTAAACCAAACGGTCAATATCATATAACTCTAGAAAGG GTTGAAGATCATTTACGTCAACTCCCAATTAATGCACTTCCTGGAGTGGGGCATGTTTTACAGGAAAAATTGAAGAAGCAGACTGTTCAAACATGCGGCCAATTGATGATGATTTCCAAG GTCTCACTGCAGAAGGACTATGGAATGAAAACTGGAGAAATGCTGTGGAATTATAGCAGAGGAATTGATAACCGGTTGGTTGGAGATTTTCAG GAATGTAAGTCTATTGGGGCTGATGTAAATTGGGGTGTGAGGTTCAAAGATATGAAAGAT TGTGAGAACTTCCTCACAAACCTTTGCAAGGAGGTTTCATTAAGATTGCAAAGTTCTGGCATGCAAGGGCGCACATTCTCTCTCAAG atcaaaaagagaaaaaaagatgcCGATGAACCTGTGAAGTTTATGGGCTGTGGAGACTGTGAAAATTTGAGTCACTCAGAAACG ATTCCTGTTGCCACTGATAATGTGGAAGTACTCCAAAGGATAGCGAAACagctttttggaaatttttacaTAG ATGTCAAGCAGATCCGAGGTATTGGCTTGCATGTTTCCAGACTTGAAAGCAGCGAGACATCTAAGCAAG aaaaatataatttgaaatcatGGCTCACTTCAGGACCTGCAAGTATGGATAAACGGAAACATCCTACAG GTCTTGACAAGAAGAACGCGGATGGCCCTTCGGTTCATGAATATGGAAATTTGCCAGGGTCTTCAGTTCCAATGGAAAATAACATACAAGATAACCAAGCTAGAGCTGACGTGAGTTTAACAACACCTCCTTTGGATATCCTTGATATGGAAGTTATGAGAAATCTTCCCCCAGAATTATTTTCAGAATTCAATAAAGTTTATGGAGGGAAGTTAGCTGATTATATTACTAAAGGGAAAGGTATAAGTGAGAATTCTAGCGCTTTACGAAACTCTCTTTTGGAAAAAGAAG caataaaaaagaaagagGAGCTTTTGGATGTCGAGCCGATTCTTCAAAAAAAGCCATTATCTGAGATCGAg GCAATGCAACATGAGGCAGAAGGAGGTGAAGTTGTACCTGATTCAGTGTCTGAACCCTCTTTTAACGTCACTCACAAATcaagttttgaaaaagatgatTTATTGCCTGCTTCTTTAAGTCAACTTGACGGCTCTGTATTACAAGAATTGCCCGAAGATTTGAAAGCAGACATTGTTCTGCAGCTTCCTGCACACAGGAAACAAGAGATTTGCTCCAATGTTGCTGTGGTCCCTCCTAGTGAAAACTATCAGGTGTCAACAGGTGTCAACGATTCTGAGAATCTTAGATCAAATCATGCTCTGAATGAATGTCTTTGGGCTGGGAATCCTCCAAAATGGGTGGAGGAGTTCAAAATCAGCAGTTGCTTAGTATTAAAGAAACTTGCTGAAATTTATTATAAATCTGGGTTGACTAGCACCTTATCATCAGTTTTACACCAGATTATATCTGAATTCCACCAGCTAAATCTAGTCCATCACATTTCCGATGACTCTGTTAACATCACATGTGAGCTACTGAAGCAATATATCAAAGTGAAGATAGGAAAAGATATTGAGGAGATTTATATTTGTTTTCGGCTTTTGAAAAG GTTTGCAGCAGCATCACAATTTTTCCTACAAGTGTATAATAATGTATTTCCATACCTTCAGGTATACCTTATCAACCAAACAAGACATCATGAAAATAGGGTGGAAATCAGGAGGGGTGTATGGTAG